The Anopheles moucheti chromosome 3, idAnoMoucSN_F20_07, whole genome shotgun sequence genome contains the following window.
TGGGCCATGTCCACCGTTTCCGGTGTATCAGTCGGCACCCGTACTGCACCGTTGCATACCGACCGGGGTAAATGCACCGCTTCAGCAGGTGAAAAAGATGTACGCGCTGATCAACTCCTGGGAGGCTACACAGCAGGTGTTCAGCGATCTGTACAAAGCGTGGCCAACGGTTGTGCTCGTGTGTGCGCTAAGCTTGGTATTTTCGATCATAATGATTGCGCTGCTGCATTGGCTCGCTGCGATCGTGTCGTGGCTGATCTGCATCATCGTCGTGGTGGCcagcattggtattacgggcGTGCTTTGGTGGAGTTATTATAAGGCAAAGCACACGCTCGATACCGACCAGCAGCTGTCCTATCTGGAGGAGCTGGTACGCAATGAAACCACCATCTATGTGCTCGCGATCGCAGCCACCTGCATCATGATCATCCTGCTCGTGGTTATCTACTATCTGCGGGAGAAGCTGACCGGGCTGGCAGCGCTGTTCGAAGAAGCCGGTAAATGCATGCTGCAGCTGCCGGGTTTGGCCGGTCCTCCGTTGCTTGCCttcctggcactgtccatctTTCTTGTGTTCTGGGTTGTGGTGGTCGTGTGCTTAGCAACGGCCAACTATCCCGGTGTGAAGCCGTTGCTTCCGTTGGCACAGCTTGAGGAAAACCCGTCGGTGGCGAACGACACGAAATTGAAGCCAGAATTTGTGGGCAAGAATGATACTAACTTCAAATGTGAGTACAGACCCGGGCAGCcgatctttttgttttatctaaCAAACATAATTGATCGATCTGTTTTCTTTACTTCTTTCGATTAAACAGCGTTTAAATTGGTTGAATATCACGACGTGAACGCACTGCGCCACATGCTGTGGATCTACATCATTGGGCTGATCTGGACGAGTGAGTTTATTTTCGCCTGCCAACAGCTGGCCATTGCCGGGGCGGTTGCTTTTTGGTACTTCCGTAAGCCGACCGATTCACCGGTTTTACTTGCGATCGCCAAGCTGGTCAAGTATCATCTCGGATCCGTCGCCAAGGGTTCGTTCATCATAACGATCTTCAAAATTCCACGTCTCATACTGACCTATCTGTATGCCAAGTGAGTGTATGCCACCGTGGTGGTAAGAGAGCGTTTCGTTAAACCCATTCATTCATTCCCATTCGTTGTCTTGCAGGTTGAAACGTCACCAGCAGGAAGGGTCCGAGTGTGCTAGCTGCTGTTTACGGTGCTGTATTTGCAGCTTCTGGCTGCTGGAGAAGTTCATCCGCTATCTCAACCACAATGCGTACACCGTGATCGCGATCGAGGGTGTGAACTTTTGCCCAGCAGCAAAGATTGTAAGATTTGCGACACAATCGTACTCGCTGTAACGAGTGTTGAttattgtgtgtttctttCACCGCAGGCCTGGAATGCACTCGTGACCAATGCGCTGCAAGTGGCCACCATCAACGGTGTTGGGGATCTTGTGCTGTTCCTCGGCAAGCTAGCCGTGGCAGCGATTTGTGGACTGATTAGCATTCTGCTGCTGCGTGACAATCCCGATATGCACTTTTACATGGCGccagttattattattaccgtGTTTGCATTCTTTATCGCTCACATCATATTGTCACTTTACGAGGTAACGTttattttgtcgtttttttttaccatttacTTATCAAATTCTGCTTcttttcacatacacacatccaTGTTCCTTGCAGATGGTTGTCGATACGCTGTTTCTTTGCGTGTGTGAGGATCGCACCATCAACGGCAACAGTGGCCGCTGGAAGGAAAGCAATCTGGCTCGGCTGCTGGGTGAAGCACCGGAACCGGATGCGGTTGAGGCACCGATGCAGGAGGTGCAACTAACGCCCATCACGAAGCAACCATTTTCCGCTCAATTCCTGCAGGCCGAGATGGAAAACAGTAAGGCTTAGGATGTACTCTCGGCATAGCATGAAGGAATGTGCATGCGATTAGTAGAGCATAAGTTTCAAATAGTGTGTATGATACGACGATCCGTATAGCTTCACAATCTTCATCAATATTTATCTACATTGGCGAACATTATTCGGCATCAAATGTGTACTTAGAACGGCGTCTTACGACACACACTACTACAATCTAGTGGATGTATGTTTGTAAAGCGATTGCTAGCCACAAAAATCTCATACGCACAACTAAAGACACATACAATACTCGTTCACAGCTCAGGTCATCAGTGTCCAATTTTTGCTACATCTATTTAATtagtaaaacaatatttccCCATCGTATATTACACGGTTTCGACATTATAAAATCTGTCCACATGATGTAGTTTAAGTTTTTCGGAATACTGTAATATGTAATCGGTATAGCATTTATACATTAAGAGCAACGCAACAATCGAACGCGCTCAAACGCACAACAAACCAGTACGAACCAACGATACAATTGATTGCAACAAAACGTTCTTCTCAAACACTAGCGACGACGTGCTTCCCAAGAGTTTATTGTGAGGCAAATGCAGCAAAAGAGACAGGAATACCAAACACCTGTCGACCGATTAGGAACGTGGGAACCTATTTACAATACTGATGCTTATTGCAACGTTAATATTGACTGTTGAATGTTTATCGTACACGCAGGATACGCATTTTGTATGACcggttatatatttttttcttagtttTGTATTAACTATACATGAATTCTACATCACGATGGTGAGGAGAAAGATGAACTGTTTGCTATATATTGCTACATGAGAACAACTGTGCTAATTGAATTAAACTGAATAAAACTTTGCACTTGCCGTTGCAGTTAAGTGaggtttttaaattaaagtttATTCTAATATACAACACCGCCAGTTACAGGTAAGTCGAGTTATACAAGTTTAGTTTAAGGTTGAACATCGGCCTGATGTGCATGTAAGATGAGGTTTTGCAGACAGAGCAATGCGTCTGTACCGTTTGCTCCTCACGTTTGTAAAGCACGTGTCTGTGTATTATCGGTGAGCTGGAACCATGCGACGGAAaccaaaaaatgaagaaacccGCGGCGCAGTCCAGAAGGTTCATTAAGCCTCGCGGTGGATGGGTATCCACCCACCATGGCCTGCACATGGTGTTAACCTTCTGGCGAACGCCTTGTCCGGATCAAGATTGTTCAGTTTTTCTTCGATCCACCGAACCCGGCAAATCCCATTATGGCGGCCATTTCCGAGCTGCCCGCATCCAGATCGGGATCagcgtcatcatcgtcatgtTTTCGCTTGCGCTCTTTTCTCTTCTCGCGCTTGTACTCCCGGTATCGGTCTTCCTCCTCCTTCGCTTCACGTACCCGTGACTCCAGCTCGTagtctttcttcttttcctcggttttctttttgtttatcttgAACCGTTCCTTCACCTGATCTAGCGAACTTCGTTCGACCTTCATCGACATACCGAGATTGCGCTGATGCTTCTTGCCATTGATGTGGTCGAGAAAGTTGATCGAATCCTTCACCACACAGTCGCACACGTTACAGTAGTACCCGCCGGACTGGGACGAAGGTGTGCTCTTGTTGATGACCATACTCTTGCCCAGCTTGCTGTCCAGATCGACTTTGTACTCGCGCTGCTTGAGCAGCTCCTTAGTGACGGGCTCACCTGGTGGGAACAATCAACAGGTTAAAGCACAGCATTCCTGGAAGCTGGTGCATCGTTTAACACCACCGTTCTTACCATCGTCCTCACTGCCTTTATCCTTGGAAAGAATACGCTCGTGCGCGAGCCTTTCGTACTCCTTGCGATCCCACTTCCGGCGATGGTCGTCCGGTCGCATCGACATCGTGAAACCCCTGTAAGGCTCGTGCAGGTTTAGCGTGAAACAATAATGTGATACAATTTTATCTCGCAGAACAACTGTTTACACCGTTTCGCATATGTGCGGGATATcgcaataacaataacaaaccaaCCGAAGCGAACGAGTCGCGGGTTTTATCATTTCGAATAGACTGACAACTGGGTTGTAGAAAAAGGAACGAACttttttgacaaattggtACAAAGCCAATAAAATCGAAGCAAGACTGCAGCGAGGTATGTATTAATACTTGAGGAGTTATTTTGGATGCATTTGTAACCTGATTTCGGTTAGTAATTGTTGCAGAGATTACATGGATTAGTGTTTCCAGAATTTGATGCCAAACCGGTTGCAGCATCAGCAGACAGGAAGGTTCCTTTCATCGTTTACAAATTTAGAATTCTACTCACTTCTCAAACTCACCGTCCGGCAAGACTCAAAATCGAAGCAAGACTGCAGCGAGGTATGTATTAATACTTGAGGAGTTATTTTGGATGCATTTGTAACCTGATTTCGGTTAGTAATTGTTGCAGAGATTACATGGATTAGTGTTTCCAGAATTTGATGCCAAACCGGTTGCAGCATCAGCAGACAGGAAGGTTCCTTTCATCGTTTACAAATTTAGAATTCTACTCACTTCTCAAACTCACCGTCCGGCCTGATGAGAAGCCTGTAGCCCCAAGCTGTCCATCATACTAATTACAATCTAGTAGACGATCCTGTTTCCAAGCCTTCCAATGTTCGCTTCTTTAAGAATTCCACAACCAGTCCAACAGTGACCAACTCTGCTGAGTTCGTTCATCGACAGCTATTTcgtgtttaaacattgttcTTGAAAGAATTATTCTAGCTTAATCTTTTCTAGCTTTAGTCCATTCTAATCTCAAACTCGGTCCAGCATACTTGTTTTGGCCTACTTGGTAAGAAATTCCAAACTTCTAAACCAACAAGACAGGGTTCGTTCGTCAGTGTTTTGGAATAagtttggtggaaaaaatgtAGGGTGTTTCTACCGTTGCCTATCTGTCTTTGAAAAAGGTCACGTGATGGAACTGCGATATGTATGCGGTCGTACGCAATGAAAAATTTATTACGATATTTATTACACTATTTCAATGTGTGTTAAATTACGCTAAAACATTAAATCACAGCCATATCCTGGAAGATAAactacaaacaacaacaaaattaaactttttctctCATTCCCAAAATTCCAACAGTGAAATAGATAATAGTACATTTATTACCGATAgattaaaatacaataaatgcTTCGTCGTTGTTACCATCGCCGCCGGCACCACCAACGAAGTCACTAACGCGCGCTAGCCATTCTCATCTGATTGCTGGCGGCGGTTGCGAAAAACTTATAACCACACACATAAGACGAACGATAGCACTCCATTGCGCAGAAACCATTGCCAAATCAACTCAAAAGATATAACTAGCTCCAGCACACACGAGCGAACGGAACCGTACGCTGCCAAGATGTATGTGTTTATATGCGGCTGCATCCCTTCATTCTGCTCCTTTTCTTCAGATCCTACCATCCTGCCCTTTTACTCTTCTTTATTCTAGCGCAAGATCTGTACCTCACTCCCATCTCCATTGATAGCATGCCTTTTAAATTAGATAAATGATGACGCATATGGTTGTTTAATCGGTCGGTACTCCGGATACTGGAACTGCTGTGTTTTGTGGTTTGGTTGTAGGTCTGCTATTACTATTACCCCTCCCACAATCAATGTACGATAAGATGAATATTGGTGTTTCGGCATGGAATAAGTTATGATGTTAACGGTTTACATGTTTTGGGCATCTTGTTGCACTGATTGTTTCTTGTTTACGGTACGCAAATCGTAGTAGAGTCGCTGGTTCCGCGGCTGGTTCTAACCGTTGCATCCTCACCTCAAATGCTCATTTAAATAGCAAtggtttttttagttttgtttttcctttctgagTGGGTTATTTTGATTCAATCTCACAAAAGCGTATTTCATTCAACTGAATAAGGCTCATCGACAAACATCCATCCCGGTACCATCCATCCACCCCGCCATAGTTCTCGCTGCTTATTTTTGTCCGTTTAGTACAATACTTCAACAGTTGATTTTCCACCGTGCATTATTTTACCTTTCTGCGTGTGtagagtatgtgtgtgtgtgtgtgtgtttgtgtccgtGTTGTTAAACGATAGCGGTTAGGTTAGAGCGTCGAATCGGGTGCGAAGATCCTTCGGCCTGAACTGTCCCCGCTCGCACAATTTTAGGAACACATCGACAGCGCAATGCCTAGAAAATCCTCGAATCCGATCGTGATGATGCCCTTCTGCTCGGTATCACGCACGCGGAACGCATCGGTAAAGCGCTGAATCTGGATGCACGTCACGATGAATTGGTCCACCGAGATTTCCTTCCGATTGACTGGATCGTTCTTCGCGATCAGGTACTGTATGAACTGTGGCGAAAAGCGAAAGCCCATCTGCGTCAATGCTTGGGTTAGTTCATTTTCCTCGATGTGGCCGGATGCGTCGCGGTcgaaatttttaaacaccTGCAGCCACTGGTTGATGTAGTTGTATAGCTTCTCAAAGTCGTAAATGTCCACCGTACCGGTCTTGTTCCGATCGAACATGCCTGCAAATGAAGATAAAAAGGCATTGAATTATACGATCCGTGCTCAGTCGTACACACTATTGCATTGCCGCTCACTGATCATCAGGTTACAGGCGGTGTCCGAAAAGTGGTCGCCTCGGCCATTAATGAGTGCCTGCTGCAGTTCGCGGTTGTTAATACGCCCCGTGTTGTCTTTATCGATGTTTCGGAAGATGTTCTGAATTTCCGGATTGACGGGAGGCTGCTGGGGTGGCGGTGCGTAACCACCGTAGCCACCACCGTAACCAGCGGCCGCCGGATGTTGTCCATAGCCTCCGTACTGCTGTTGCGGAAAACCTCCCTAGCGGAAACCAACACGCATTGAagcgagagagggagaaacaGAGAACAAAAATCCCAATCAAATCAAGCAAGCGTGCAGCAATGATTCACACAATTCCTGCTGGAGTTCTTCACAAGTGCATTGAATCACGTAGCCTGGCATTGGCAAACAGCGTAAATACATCACCACAGTGACGGTGGTGTGCCCAGGATTCGCCCAAACGCAGAACCGAAAACAACACGTCAGCTTATCGATAGCCGAAATCTAATGCCACTCACCTGATAAGCCATTGCTAGATTTATATCTTAGTACGTATACGCAAGCACACGCGAATCCAGAACAATAACTTAATCACGATTAGATAAAAACGAACGCGGACAACACCGTACAATTACTTCCAGACGCGATTTTTTTCCGACGTAGCTGAcgaactgcagcagcagcaaatgtcAAAAGTTGGAAAAGGTCTGTCAAATGCGATTTCGCACAACCCAGCTACTCTACGGACATGCTCCGGAATGAAATTTTCCCATATGTGGGTTAAAGGGGACAGAAGAATCTTTGATCAAATAATGtatcatttaattaaatgtcTTTAATTCGCTCAACAGAATGGGCGATTTTTAGTTCATTTGAATCTACAGAGCAATCCATTCTCAAGTATTTAACCCATGCGGTAAATGGCCCCGTTGTTTGACAATTGTTTTCCAGCGAACTAGACTAAAAGTTTATGTTGCTATATAGACGAGATCGCTTGGCTGAGGTTATAAGGTGCAAACAATTCAGGAAAAATAGTCGAATCTTTGTTGATAATaggccaaaatggcagacgATTTGCAGAACTACAAACTGCAACTGCAGCAGGTAACTGGCAGCGACCAGCACCAACCCACCATTCGAGGAATACTTCGAATCCGCGATTTCACTCCCTACCCTGTGTCCACAACCGTAGGTCGAAGCTGCTCTGCTTACCGATCCGGAGAATGCGGAACTGCTCAAGCTGAAGGAAGATTTGAACGAGGTAATCGAACTGACGAAGGATCTGATCAAGGCACAGCAGGAACCGGAACAGAAGAAATCGGCGTACATTGAGCCGGCCACTAGCAGCTACTACGATGGCGTCTCGGGAGTGgataaaaagcaaacgaaaccaGCCAAGGTATGGAAGGTGGGTGATAAATGTTCTGCTAAGTGGATTGAAGACGGTCAGTACTATGATGCTACCATAGAGTCGATTTCGGAAACCGGAGAGGTGAGCATCGTGTTTGAGGCGTACCAAAACCGGAGCAACACAACCATTAGCGAGCTGAAGGAACCAAAGTTACGGAACGAAGTGTTTCCCGCCAACAGTAACAAGTAAGTCACTTGGACTAatgaaacgcaaaaaaaagaaaccagtGGCAAACTAATTAACATGATAAATCAATCGTTTTTTAGACGCTTGCGGCACAATCAGAAGGAATAtctgaagaaaaagaaaatgaaaaaagtcCAGCGATTCAAGGAGCTTGAGGAGGAACGCGAATGCGAGAAAAACAAATGGCTCCAGTTTACTGCAAAATCGACGAAGAAATCGGGCGTGAAGGCGAAAAGTATTTTTGCTTCGCCAGAAAATGTTAACGGTCGGGTCGGTATCGGTACGTGTGGTGTATCCGGTAAACCCATGACCGAGTTTTCACATGGCGAGAAGTACAGGAAAggtgtttaaacatttctaATAGCAACGATTGTAACAAAATTGCGTGTGTTGCAAGatcatttgtttcgttttgctattGAAGCACTCGCCGTATTTTATCCACATGTCTTTAGAACTTGTTTTATTACATACTTTTTCATCTGCACCGTGGTTCAACAAACAGCCGCCGGTGAAGGCGATGTTTCTCAGTAggctttttatgtttttttcggtACCTCAGTGAATCAAGAATTGAACTTCGGACGGGCGCGTTTAATAGCATGAGTACCAAGCATACTTTGGGGAAGGGGAGaaatcatattaaagtacgaataaaatgaataagCTAATTACGAAGCCCAATTTTTGATTATGCGCTGTTTGTGAtcaaaaattacttttcactTCATTTTGGACAGGGTTACTCGAGTGAAACTATCCCGAAGCCTAAAAGTATTGCACCGTGGGTAATAAActcagacaaaaaaaatattgacttTTGACGCGAGAGCAATCAAAACATTCATTCCCAAATAAATCTGCAAACGAAAAGATTGCACCTTATTTTTGTGCTGCTAAAGTTTCTCGACACATTAAAATGACTTCGCCGCTGGAAAACCTGGAAAACCATCTGGAAATGTTCATCGAAAACGTGCGCCAGATCCGTATCATCGTGAGCGATTTCCAGCCGCAGGGGCAAAATGTGCTGAACCAGAAGATACAATCGCTCGTCACCGGACTGCAGGAGATCGATAAGATGAAGAACCAGATCGACGTGAATGTACCGTTGGAGGTGTTCGATTACATCGATCAGGGCCGGAACCCGCAGCTCTACACGAAGGATTGCATCGATAAGGCGCTTACCAAGAACGAAGAGGTGAAGGGTAAGATCGACTCGTACCGCAAGTTCAAAAGCAATTTGATGAAGGAGCTAAGCGAAACCTTTCCCGTGGAGATCAGCAAATACAAGGCAATCCGAGGAGACGAGTAGTAGGAATGGTAGTGCTTTGCGGGAACAGCTGAACGCAGTTTCAGGGTCACCACTTGAGTATGGAAGTGTGGCGGCATACCGGTTAATACTGCTGGGTAATATTCGTACGCATCGGTCGCTATATTGTATCATGAAAATTAGAAAGTAACTGTTTATATTATACACGACGTAAATtactataaaataaaatttttctaaaaacTAAGTACAATTCTTTTGAAAGCCTCCTAACTGCATTCACAACACACTGTCCGAAGTTACATGGTCATCATTAACCAAATTCATCAAAGGTCCATTCAGTTATTTCTGTTAGTAATTTTATGTTACCAGTTGTATTTATGTATCTTTACATAGCGTTAGGTTATCCCGCAATTGGTATGTGAGGGGATGTTTGGTTTACTTTCAtcacaaaaacaataaaaggaATCACTTGCATGTTTATTGTTCTCCGTTTCTGTTCACGACGAAACGAAATGtatatattaattaatttcacttaTCTAAGATTGGTTCCACAGATGTGACCAGGGGATATTAGGTTGACATACATTAGAAGCAGTCTATATACCACAAAATGGCCTTCTCGGTATTCGGCTTACAGCGCAAAGTAAGGGGAAGCCAATGCACTAAACAATACTGAATTACTGGGCATTTCCTGGCGAAGAAAATTATTGATACATAGCTGTCCGGATTAGCGACCaaatacattattttgatAATCTCAAATTTTGCTTCCATTAGAACAGTTTTAATATACAGCATCGTGAGAATTAGTGTGTCCCAGCATTGGGTGGTACGCGAGtacattaataaattaaactggaatacattatttaaaatggaaaatcaatttacAATTCTTACGCTCTAAGATGTAAGCTGCAACACAATAAGGGAAAGGGAAACAAGACCTTATGTACATAATTTCATTTTGATCCTATACTACTTGTTTGTGTTCAGACGACTGAAAAAATCTTTCATCGATGCTCTCTGATTCCGATTGAGTGTCtcttatttctttgtttttgatgTGTAATGCTCGATATTGCTTGTTACGATCATTTTCCTACGATGGTCTAAATATGTTTCACATATaacttgtgtttttttttgtgtgtgaaattttACAGCGACTCACATTTGTTTTACCAGTATCCATACACTTTGGCGATCGATTATGATACGGCGGGTTACACATGTTACGAAGTAGGGTTGATTTGATCGTTTGCCGCGAGAGCACTCACGGTACAACACGGTCTGTGGCTAGTAAGGGGGCTGGGTTCAGTGTACAACATCGTATCATCAGCGCACCGCAAAAAATTACACACGCTGCCTCTCGTTTGTGCTTACCTTTCTATTCACACTTCATCAACATACCGCCCCTGAACGACCGCGGTCTGGTGATATCGTCGCCGTGAGGCAAagtcttcattttcttcattcaGTTGAGCGGAGGCGAGGTTTACATTCGGGCACGTTTGAGTAACGACGACCTGCTCATAATCGTGCACTCGTTTCCTAAAAACCAGATGAATACAGATGAATTAGAACGTGGCGAAATGTTCAAACGAGCACTACAACTTACCCAAAACAACGGAAAACGACATTCTTCAACCATACAAAGAAGCGGAATTCATGCGCAAGGCCCGGTTTAACAGCTGGATTTGCCGTACCGACGTAGAACCAAACGATAAACACCGTACAGATGCAAATCAGAGCGTACACCCAGCTTACAAGCAGCATTACAAGTATTTTCACTCCAGCCTAAAATGGAAATCAAGATATACGTTGAAAACTCAACCTATCACCGAACACTTACCCTCAACCAATACTCACCCCTAGCAAAGAAGCCCATCGATTACAGAATCCAGAGTACCAATTTTTCGTCTTAGAATGAATTGGTGGTCGAATAGGTGCGATCGGCTCATCATCAGCCTCGCTTAGGGAATTGGCATTGTTCGCACTGTTTGTGCCATcccgaaaaactacttcagAATCCGCACTGGTAACCGATCCACTGTGAGGTATTCCATTTGGTTGCTGCGATCGTGCGCTCGTAGCGGCATTTGAAGGCACATGTTGTGGTGAGTTAGTTGGggtctaaataaaaaaaaacaaagacgGTTGATAAGCACATTTGTGCAGTAGGAAAGGATGTGCAATGTAACGTGTACTTACTCCCAGATTTTTGTGTCTCGTTCGTTCCGGAAACAATTGGTCGAGATCATTATTTTCATTGTAATCTCCAGTCGCACCGTAATTTCTTGTCTCGTACAGTGGACTTTGCGCCTGTATCCGGAAGCGTTCCTCGCGATTGTTTTGTATGTCGAACGTTTGCGCCAATGCAAAGTATGAGTAGTCGATGCAGGCGTACGTGAGCAGGAACGGCATTGTGACAATCGGTGCGAGTGTGTTAATATCACCGATGATGATAAATGTAGTTGTTACTCCTGCTACTACAGCCATCGCGTACAGCGGTACCTTGTTGGGGCCTCGTCCTTTGCCCAGTTTACCGATGCCGGGAATTACATTTTCATTGGCAATGCTTTGAAGTACGCGTGGCGTTCCATACATAGCACCCAGACAGGAGGACATGCTTGATACGTAAATACCGGCAAGCAGAAGGAACTCGACTGCGGACACCTTGACCGCGATTTGATAATCCGTTAGGAGGTGGCTTCGTTGGCACGTAGCGCCCAGGAACAGTATAAACACCATGTAAAGGAACGTGGATGTACTGAGTGCAGCTAGCGTACCATTGGGAATGTCCGTCGATGGTGCTCGTAGATCACCGCTCATGTTGATGCCCGAAAGGATTCCCGTGATCGTTGGGAAGAACACACCGAATACTGTGAACCATGACGTACCATCCGTGTAGGCAGACCACAGATTCAATCCCATATTGCCCGATCCCCAGCCATCGAAACCATGCTCGGGCGCCTCACCGATAAAGCTGCCCACCATGAAATCTAGCGCGGACATTAGAATCACAATCAGCAGTGCAAACTGTAACTTAACGACCCACTTTACACCGGCCACATTAATAACGCCGAGCAGCAGGACAGCTGTGATGGCAAAGCCACGGATCGCCCACTGGTTCCCTTCCAGACCGACCAGACCGGCGATCGATTCACCGAAACCGAGCACATTCAGCGCACAGCCGACAGCCTGACCGAAGCAATAGAGCAACCCGAGCGAGCCACCAAACCTCGAGCCCAGGGTGTGGGCAATGAGGAAATAAACGCCACCACTTTCCACCCGGCATCGCTCACAGATACCGACCGCGGACAGTACGGACACAAGAGCAATGCCCACCGCACAGAAGACGATCAGTATGGCGTTCATGATGCCTGCCTCGGCGACGATCCATCCGGAACGCAGAAATACGATCACACCGAAGATATTGATCAGGCAGGATGTAAACACACCGTCCCACGTTCCAAACAGCACCGGTTGCGAGATGAAGAAGTTACTACGCCACCACGGCTTATCGCCCTGATCTTCGGCAAAGATTTCATCCCGGCCCGATGCATGATGTCCTCCGGCACCATAGTCATATTCGTTGCCTAGATCAACAAATCCACCGCTGCCACCTGCCGTGCGACTGTGCGCACGGTTTCGTTCGGTTGGTGATGAATCATCGCTACCGAGCCCATATCTGAAAATGGAATTaaagaatacgaaaaattgttaaaaatcgCATTATCTTCTTTTGCACACTCTGTCTCACCTGGACCAGTCTACATTCGTACCGTTGGGCATTCCTTGCCCAAGTTAGTTCAGCCACgtcacaaacgaaaacaatagGACCAGCAACAAGTACTTAGTGGTGCAGACTCGTACTAATGATGTTCGTATAATGATTTCTATTTGTTACCGAAGATCGTCACACCAGTGCCTACAGTGCACACCCACTCTGCTGTTGTTGTAGATTTCTCCTTTCTTTTCCACCCCGTTGTCGCG
Protein-coding sequences here:
- the LOC128300888 gene encoding solute carrier family 12 member 8, encoding MPNGTNVDWSRYGLGSDDSSPTERNRAHSRTAGGSGGFVDLGNEYDYGAGGHHASGRDEIFAEDQGDKPWWRSNFFISQPVLFGTWDGVFTSCLINIFGVIVFLRSGWIVAEAGIMNAILIVFCAVGIALVSVLSAVGICERCRVESGGVYFLIAHTLGSRFGGSLGLLYCFGQAVGCALNVLGFGESIAGLVGLEGNQWAIRGFAITAVLLLGVINVAGVKWVVKLQFALLIVILMSALDFMVGSFIGEAPEHGFDGWGSGNMGLNLWSAYTDGTSWFTVFGVFFPTITGILSGINMSGDLRAPSTDIPNGTLAALSTSTFLYMVFILFLGATCQRSHLLTDYQIAVKVSAVEFLLLAGIYVSSMSSCLGAMYGTPRVLQSIANENVIPGIGKLGKGRGPNKVPLYAMAVVAGVTTTFIIIGDINTLAPIVTMPFLLTYACIDYSYFALAQTFDIQNNREERFRIQAQSPLYETRNYGATGDYNENNDLDQLFPERTRHKNLGTPTNSPQHVPSNAATSARSQQPNGIPHSGSVTSADSEVVFRDGTNSANNANSLSEADDEPIAPIRPPIHSKTKNWYSGFCNRWASLLGAGVKILVMLLVSWVYALICICTVFIVWFYVGTANPAVKPGLAHEFRFFVWLKNVVFRCFGKRVHDYEQVVVTQTCPNVNLASAQLNEENEDFASRRRYHQTAVVQGRYVDEV